The following proteins are encoded in a genomic region of Sorangiineae bacterium MSr12523:
- the ssuE gene encoding NADPH-dependent FMN reductase, protein MSEPFSIAIITGSPVRPSRVEGLAELMEQRLLREGFRVRMLHVRDLPAKALLHAEFNDPAIKEATRRVAQADGVIAVSPVYKAAYSGMLKAFIDLLPQFALRDKVVLPLLVGGTTAHVLAIDYAVRPMLQSLDPRLIVSGLFALDKSIEVGEGPVKLCPEVATRLEQITQAFIDGLRAHGSFTNAAAAVEGLTALAG, encoded by the coding sequence ATGAGCGAGCCATTTTCAATCGCGATCATCACGGGCAGTCCGGTCCGGCCCTCCCGCGTCGAGGGACTCGCGGAGCTGATGGAGCAACGATTGTTGCGCGAGGGATTTCGCGTGCGCATGCTTCATGTTCGCGATCTGCCTGCCAAGGCATTGCTCCACGCCGAATTCAACGATCCGGCCATCAAAGAGGCGACCCGTCGGGTCGCGCAGGCCGACGGGGTCATTGCCGTGAGTCCCGTATACAAAGCAGCATACAGCGGAATGCTCAAAGCATTCATCGACCTGCTGCCGCAGTTCGCCCTGCGTGACAAGGTGGTCCTGCCGTTGCTCGTAGGTGGCACCACGGCCCACGTCCTCGCGATCGACTACGCGGTGCGTCCGATGCTGCAGTCGCTCGATCCTCGGCTCATCGTCAGTGGGCTGTTCGCGCTCGACAAGTCCATCGAGGTGGGGGAGGGGCCGGTGAAGTTGTGTCCCGAGGTCGCGACGCGGCTCGAGCAAATCACGCAGGCCTTCATCGACGGCCTGCGCGCGCACGGTTCCTTCACGAATGCGGCGGCAGCCGTGGAGGGCTTGACGGCTTTGGCAGGTTGA
- a CDS encoding isochorismatase family protein, with product MGIPRIKYYDAPTKVDLVRSPLPWKVEPDRAALLVHDMQNYFLRPYESDVFVNKMVANIDAIRRICHALDIPTFYTAQSGGQSAGMRGLLLDFWGEGMPKGAAQAIVQGLEPVEGKDQVLEKHRYSAFVKSDLLERLAQQRRNQLIICGVYAHIGCQVTATDAFMADIKPFFVADALGDFSLERHEMALRYVAHCSGKVVTTSQVLNELV from the coding sequence ATGGGAATTCCGAGAATCAAATACTACGATGCGCCGACGAAGGTCGATCTCGTTCGTTCGCCGCTTCCTTGGAAGGTGGAGCCGGACCGCGCGGCCCTGCTCGTTCACGACATGCAGAATTACTTCTTGCGGCCGTACGAGTCGGACGTGTTCGTCAACAAAATGGTGGCGAACATCGACGCCATCCGCCGGATATGCCACGCGCTGGACATCCCCACCTTCTACACGGCGCAATCCGGAGGACAGAGCGCGGGCATGAGGGGTCTCCTGCTGGATTTCTGGGGGGAAGGAATGCCCAAAGGGGCCGCGCAAGCCATCGTCCAAGGTCTGGAGCCCGTCGAAGGGAAAGACCAAGTATTGGAGAAGCATCGCTACAGCGCATTCGTGAAGAGTGATCTTCTCGAGCGACTCGCGCAGCAGCGGCGCAATCAGCTGATCATATGCGGAGTCTACGCGCATATCGGTTGTCAGGTCACGGCCACCGACGCTTTCATGGCGGATATCAAGCCGTTCTTCGTCGCGGATGCTTTGGGAGACTTCTCTTTGGAACGTCACGAGATGGCCTTGCGTTACGTTGCACATTGCTCGGGCAAGGTCGTGACCACCTCGCAAGTCCTGAACGAGCTGGTTTGA